From Candidatus Micrarchaeia archaeon, the proteins below share one genomic window:
- a CDS encoding polyprenyl synthetase family protein, whose product MEFSGFVNESIGRVEEEMRQVLSAEPRCVYGLLDEYIFRGGKRIRPALLMLSFGALDGKDKKNAVKASALIELFHNFTLIHDDVEDDSHFRRGKPTLHISHGIPIALNSGDALYTLVWNRFLELDMPLEKRVKIASISGRAFQRVVEGQGVELEWYRTGKTSVSEDEYFSMVLGKTGALMGASCEAGAYLAGADSGTVEKFRMFGESLGVAFQIQDDILNVTGDFEKYKKEIGGDITEGKRSLMFIHAMSHATPGERKKLSSMLLSRTRDRKKIDYVVSAFRKYDSINYARLRALRFVEEASAFLRELRPSRESGELTDLAQHVIKREF is encoded by the coding sequence ATGGAGTTCTCAGGCTTTGTCAACGAGAGCATAGGCCGGGTAGAGGAGGAAATGCGCCAGGTGCTCTCCGCAGAACCAAGGTGCGTGTACGGCCTCCTGGACGAGTACATATTCCGCGGCGGCAAGAGAATACGGCCCGCGCTGCTGATGCTGTCCTTCGGCGCCCTGGACGGCAAGGATAAGAAGAACGCCGTGAAAGCTTCGGCGCTCATAGAGCTTTTCCATAACTTCACGCTCATACACGACGATGTCGAGGACGATTCGCATTTCCGCAGGGGCAAGCCCACGCTCCACATCTCGCACGGAATTCCGATAGCGCTCAACAGCGGCGACGCTCTTTACACACTAGTGTGGAACCGGTTCCTGGAGCTGGACATGCCGCTGGAGAAGAGGGTGAAGATCGCGTCCATATCAGGCCGCGCATTCCAGCGCGTGGTCGAGGGCCAGGGCGTGGAGCTGGAATGGTACAGGACAGGAAAAACCAGCGTTTCCGAAGACGAGTATTTTTCCATGGTGCTCGGGAAGACGGGCGCGCTCATGGGCGCGAGCTGCGAGGCAGGCGCGTATCTCGCAGGCGCGGATTCCGGGACAGTGGAAAAATTCAGGATGTTCGGCGAATCCCTCGGCGTGGCGTTCCAGATACAGGACGACATACTGAACGTCACCGGGGATTTCGAGAAATACAAGAAGGAGATAGGGGGGGACATAACAGAGGGGAAGAGGAGCCTGATGTTCATACACGCGATGTCGCATGCCACCCCGGGGGAGAGGAAGAAGCTCTCCTCGATGCTGCTGTCGCGGACGCGGGACAGGAAAAAGATAGATTACGTGGTCTCGGCCTTCAGGAAATACGATTCGATAAACTACGCGAGGCTCAGGGCACTCAGGTTCGTGGAGGAAGCGAGCGCGTTCCTAAGGGAGCTCCGGCCATCCAGGGAAAGCGGCGAGCTCACGGACCTCGCGCAGCACGTTATAAAGCGGGAGTTCTAG
- the dph5 gene encoding diphthine synthase: MLSLIGLGISGDLTLRGLDAAKRSDEAYAEMHTGILQDGWLKRMERTIGKKISILEREKLESDFISERAKDRDVALLVPGDPLAATTHYTHVQDAKKAGVEVSVVHNSSIFTAAPGKCGLQHYKFGKTATLAYWRKNYEPTSALEIVGQNQERGLHTLLLLDLDKALGPMGAKTAFIQIKKIEGKLGGKIVDKLVVLSRVGWEDEKISYGKMRELEKKNLGKPPFCFIIPGKLHFAEEENLEELRMHKIS; the protein is encoded by the coding sequence ATGCTTTCGCTCATAGGCCTGGGAATTTCCGGGGACTTGACGCTTCGCGGCCTGGACGCAGCGAAAAGGAGCGACGAGGCTTACGCTGAAATGCACACCGGGATTCTGCAGGACGGATGGCTAAAGAGAATGGAGAGGACTATTGGGAAGAAGATATCTATTTTGGAGCGTGAAAAGCTCGAGAGCGATTTCATATCGGAAAGGGCGAAGGACAGGGACGTTGCGCTGCTCGTTCCAGGAGACCCGCTTGCAGCTACTACCCACTATACGCACGTGCAGGACGCGAAAAAGGCCGGAGTTGAAGTGAGCGTGGTGCACAATTCATCAATTTTCACTGCGGCTCCGGGAAAGTGCGGGTTGCAGCATTACAAATTCGGGAAAACCGCTACGCTCGCGTACTGGAGGAAGAATTACGAGCCAACGAGCGCGCTTGAAATTGTCGGGCAGAACCAGGAGAGGGGGCTTCATACGCTCCTTCTGCTGGACCTGGACAAGGCGCTGGGCCCTATGGGCGCGAAAACCGCGTTTATTCAAATTAAGAAAATTGAGGGGAAGCTTGGGGGAAAAATAGTTGACAAATTGGTCGTGCTGAGCCGGGTGGGCTGGGAAGACGAGAAAATTTCCTACGGGAAAATGCGCGAGCTTGAGAAAAAGAACCTGGGGAAGCCGCCTTTCTGCTTCATAATTCCCGGGAAACTGCACTTCGCAGAAGAGGAGAATCTGGAGGAGCTGCGGATGCACAAAATTTCGTAA
- a CDS encoding ribonuclease P — MRPKEKNLVKAISAERISILLNEAGECFRSNPARAKRYCALAFSIVRKNKVRLTRAQKLSFCRKCFSFWRPGSTVSVSFDKRGGRVLYRCIPCGYERRIAYGK, encoded by the coding sequence ATGCGCCCAAAGGAGAAGAACCTGGTGAAAGCGATAAGCGCCGAGAGAATATCAATCCTTCTGAACGAGGCCGGGGAATGCTTCAGGAGCAATCCTGCGAGGGCGAAGCGCTACTGCGCCCTCGCCTTCTCCATAGTGCGGAAAAACAAGGTGCGCCTCACCAGAGCGCAGAAGCTCTCCTTCTGCAGGAAGTGCTTCTCGTTCTGGAGGCCCGGAAGCACGGTCTCGGTTTCCTTCGACAAGCGTGGCGGGAGGGTGCTATACAGGTGCATCCCGTGCGGCTACGAGCGCCGTATCGCGTACGGGAAATGA
- a CDS encoding DUF63 family protein produces MCGDALDAGGFFDYYFVKPILEHEGYNSVNTLTYAVIAIAAVFLAYRFFQESKIRVDRQFVLNTLPFVLFGSTVRVVTDSIDTGVMKPDNLLYSWILDSHIYDYGFLTSSPGIYLVTAALFFLSLGVGKWLKDQKIIGYIGIALWLPHLLLLLPMMNYAMFAIPVLALAAIPAFLAWKYFKSGLLAGIVGAHALDGAATFFVIDYFGKMTGRNYFEQHVLPSFIGETFGSFFPFYLIKVAVAFIAAWFIANEKDANEGEKTFIALLLIIIGLAPGLRDLLRMMVGA; encoded by the coding sequence TTGTGCGGTGATGCTCTGGACGCAGGAGGATTCTTTGATTACTATTTCGTAAAGCCGATTTTGGAGCACGAAGGCTACAATTCAGTCAACACGCTCACCTACGCAGTCATAGCGATAGCTGCGGTTTTCCTCGCGTACAGGTTCTTCCAGGAGAGCAAGATAAGGGTGGACAGGCAGTTCGTGCTCAACACGCTCCCGTTCGTGCTTTTCGGCTCCACGGTGCGCGTCGTGACCGACAGCATAGACACCGGAGTTATGAAACCAGATAACCTGCTTTACTCTTGGATACTGGATTCGCACATATACGATTACGGGTTCCTTACCAGCAGCCCGGGCATTTACCTGGTGACTGCCGCGCTGTTCTTCCTTTCCCTGGGAGTTGGGAAATGGCTCAAGGACCAAAAGATAATAGGGTACATAGGGATTGCGCTTTGGCTTCCGCACCTGCTGCTCTTGCTGCCCATGATGAATTACGCGATGTTCGCAATACCGGTTCTCGCGCTTGCGGCAATTCCGGCGTTCCTCGCGTGGAAATACTTCAAGAGCGGCCTGCTCGCCGGCATTGTGGGCGCGCACGCGCTTGACGGGGCCGCAACTTTCTTCGTGATAGACTATTTCGGGAAAATGACCGGAAGAAATTATTTTGAGCAGCACGTGCTCCCTTCTTTCATAGGGGAAACTTTCGGGAGCTTCTTCCCGTTTTATTTAATCAAGGTTGCAGTAGCGTTTATTGCCGCGTGGTTCATAGCGAACGAGAAGGACGCTAATGAAGGGGAAAAGACGTTCATAGCGCTCCTTCTGATAATAATCGGGCTTGCGCCCGGGCTGCGGGATTTGCTCAGGATGATGGTGGGTGCTTAG